In uncultured Bacteroides sp., one genomic interval encodes:
- a CDS encoding Mrp/NBP35 family ATP-binding protein, which produces MTLYPKLILDALSNVRYPGTGKDIVSSGMVDDDIRIEGMKVSFSLIFEKPTDPFIKSLVKSAEAAILTYVSKDVEIVGNISVVAVQKPRPEVAKLLPDVKNVIAISSGKGGVGKSTVSANLAVALAKLGYKVGLLDADIFGPSMPKMFQVEDARPFLERVEGRDLIIPVEKYGVKLLSIGFFVNPDQATVWRGGMASNALKQLIADANWGELDYFLIDLPPGTSDIHLTIVQTVALTGAIVVSTPQAVALADARKGIDMFTNDKVNVPILGLVENMSWFTPAELPENKYYIFGKEGAKLLSEEMNIPLLGQIPIVQSICEGGDSGVPVALNEDSITGQAFLALAENVVSQVNMRNEQLAPTKIVEMHK; this is translated from the coding sequence ATGACACTTTATCCTAAACTTATACTCGACGCGCTAAGTAATGTGCGTTACCCCGGAACAGGCAAGGACATTGTTTCTTCCGGAATGGTGGATGACGATATCCGCATTGAAGGTATGAAAGTTTCTTTCTCTTTGATTTTTGAGAAACCTACTGATCCGTTTATTAAATCGTTAGTGAAATCTGCTGAGGCTGCAATTCTTACTTATGTGAGTAAGGATGTGGAAATTGTGGGTAACATTAGTGTGGTAGCAGTTCAGAAACCTCGCCCTGAGGTGGCAAAGCTTTTACCTGATGTAAAGAATGTGATAGCTATTTCTTCCGGAAAGGGGGGAGTAGGTAAATCTACTGTATCTGCAAACCTTGCTGTTGCCTTGGCAAAACTTGGTTATAAAGTAGGCTTGCTGGATGCAGATATCTTTGGTCCTTCAATGCCAAAGATGTTTCAGGTAGAGGATGCCCGTCCTTTCCTTGAGAGAGTTGAAGGAAGAGATCTTATTATACCTGTAGAAAAGTATGGCGTAAAACTATTATCTATCGGCTTCTTTGTTAATCCCGATCAGGCTACTGTGTGGCGTGGAGGTATGGCAAGTAATGCGCTGAAGCAATTAATAGCAGATGCTAACTGGGGCGAACTGGATTATTTCCTTATCGACCTTCCTCCGGGAACCAGTGATATTCACCTGACTATTGTTCAGACAGTTGCTTTAACCGGAGCAATTGTAGTCAGCACACCTCAGGCTGTAGCATTGGCTGATGCCCGTAAAGGTATTGATATGTTTACCAATGATAAGGTAAATGTTCCTATTCTGGGATTGGTGGAAAACATGTCGTGGTTTACTCCTGCTGAGTTACCTGAAAACAAATATTATATTTTCGGAAAGGAAGGTGCCAAACTATTATCTGAAGAGATGAATATTCCTCTTCTTGGACAGATTCCAATCGTTCAAAGCATCTGTGAAGGCGGAGATAGTGGCGTTCCTGTTGCACTGAATGAAGACTCAATTACCGGTCAGGCATTTCTAGCACTGGCAGAAAATGTAGTGAGTCAGGTAAATATGCGTAATGAGCAATTAGCTCCGACTAAGATTGTTGAAATGCATAAGTAA
- the trmB gene encoding tRNA (guanosine(46)-N7)-methyltransferase TrmB → MGKNKLQKFADMRSYPHVFEYPYSIVDEFPFDMKGKWGKEFFKNDNPIVLELGCGRGEYTVGLGRMFPDKNFIAVDIKGSRMWSGASDSLKEGLNNVAFLRTNIEIIDRFFGEGEVSEIWLTFSDPQMKKATKRLTSTYFMERYRKFMVPDGIIHLKTDSNFMFTYTNYMVQENKFPVLFVTEDLYHSGLVDDILGIQTYYEQQWLDRGLNIKYLKFTLPQEGALKEPEQEIELDTYRSYNRSKRSGKKTTLAFEDEQLENE, encoded by the coding sequence ATGGGAAAAAATAAATTACAGAAATTTGCTGATATGCGGAGCTATCCGCACGTGTTCGAATATCCATATTCCATTGTGGATGAATTTCCTTTTGATATGAAAGGAAAGTGGGGAAAGGAATTTTTCAAGAATGATAATCCTATTGTACTCGAGCTCGGTTGTGGGCGAGGAGAATATACAGTGGGACTGGGACGTATGTTTCCCGACAAGAACTTCATTGCTGTTGATATAAAAGGTTCACGTATGTGGAGTGGTGCTTCCGATTCTTTGAAAGAAGGTTTGAATAATGTGGCATTCCTGCGTACGAATATAGAGATTATCGACCGTTTCTTTGGTGAAGGCGAAGTAAGCGAAATATGGCTTACTTTCTCTGATCCTCAAATGAAGAAGGCAACTAAACGTTTGACTTCTACATATTTCATGGAGCGCTACCGCAAATTTATGGTTCCGGATGGAATAATCCATCTGAAGACTGACAGTAACTTCATGTTTACCTATACAAACTATATGGTTCAGGAGAATAAATTCCCGGTGCTGTTTGTTACTGAAGATTTATACCATTCTGGTTTGGTAGATGATATTCTAGGAATTCAGACATATTACGAACAACAATGGCTGGACAGAGGATTGAATATAAAATATCTTAAGTTTACCCTTCCTCAGGAAGGCGCTTTAAAAGAACCTGAACAAGAAATTGAACTTGATACCTATCGTAGCTACAACCGTAGTAAACGAAGCGGTAAAAAGACTACGTTAGCTTTTGAAGATGAACAATTAGAAAATGAATAA
- a CDS encoding MBL fold metallo-hydrolase, with translation MSFKITTLVDNVVYDRGLQAEHGLSLLIAAEDKLILFDTGASDLFIRNAEILGIDLKKVDYLVLSHGHSDHTGGVKQFLELNPQAKVVCKKEALQKKYKDARENGFVSAGQVDVNRLWLVDSLTEIVPGVFVIPQIKITEKGDTHFEHFFTVIDGNIVPDTFEDELAMVLTDAKTISVLSSCSHRGITNIIRCAFEAFPEHTLNVVIGGFHVRNAGDEKLDLISTYLGRKLPKRLGVCHCTGIDNYARFHQGFSTRVFYNYTGWVEEIK, from the coding sequence ATGAGCTTTAAAATAACGACTCTTGTTGATAATGTTGTTTACGATCGGGGATTGCAGGCAGAGCATGGGCTATCTCTTTTGATCGCTGCTGAAGATAAGCTGATACTGTTTGACACAGGAGCTTCTGATTTGTTTATCAGAAATGCAGAAATTCTGGGCATAGATTTAAAGAAAGTAGACTATCTGGTTCTGTCTCATGGTCATAGTGATCATACGGGTGGGGTAAAGCAGTTTCTTGAGCTCAATCCGCAAGCTAAAGTTGTTTGCAAGAAGGAAGCATTGCAGAAGAAATATAAAGATGCTCGCGAAAATGGTTTTGTAAGTGCTGGTCAGGTAGATGTAAACCGGTTATGGTTGGTAGATAGTTTAACAGAAATAGTTCCGGGAGTATTTGTCATTCCTCAGATTAAAATAACGGAGAAAGGAGATACTCATTTTGAACACTTCTTTACTGTGATAGATGGTAATATTGTACCCGACACATTTGAAGATGAACTGGCAATGGTCTTGACGGATGCCAAAACTATTTCAGTACTAAGCTCTTGCTCACATAGAGGAATTACTAATATTATTCGTTGTGCATTTGAAGCTTTTCCTGAGCACACACTAAATGTAGTAATCGGAGGTTTTCATGTTCGTAATGCCGGAGACGAAAAGCTTGATCTGATAAGCACTTATCTGGGAAGAAAGTTGCCTAAACGTCTGGGCGTTTGTCATTGTACGGGAATAGATAACTATGCACGTTTCCATCAGGGATTTAGCACACGTGTGTTCTATAACTATACCGGTTGGGTGGAAGAAATAAAATAA
- a CDS encoding branched-chain amino acid aminotransferase: protein MMEQIDWSNLSFGYIPTDYNVRYNYRNGEWGELEVSSSEYVNLHMAATCLHYGQEAFEGLKAFKGKDGKIRIFRLEENAKRLQSSCDGILMAKLPVDKFKEAILKAVKLNERFVPPYGSGASLYIRPVLFGTTAQVGVHAATEYTFIVFVTPVGPYFKGGFACNPYVIIREFDRAAPLGTGTFKIGGNYAASLRANKKAHDMGYSSEFYLDAKEKKYIDECGAANFFGIRDNTYITPLSTSVLPSITNRSLITLAESFGLKVERRPVAEEELLTFEEAGACGTAAVISPIERIDDVEKGISYVIAKDGKPGPISTKLYNKLRAIQYGDEPDEFGWITIVE, encoded by the coding sequence ATAATGGAACAAATAGATTGGTCTAATCTGTCGTTTGGTTATATTCCGACAGATTACAACGTTCGGTATAATTACCGCAATGGTGAGTGGGGAGAACTTGAAGTTAGCAGCAGTGAATATGTAAATCTTCACATGGCGGCTACATGTTTACACTACGGGCAGGAAGCTTTTGAAGGCTTGAAAGCTTTTAAAGGGAAAGATGGTAAGATTCGTATTTTCCGTTTGGAAGAGAATGCTAAACGCCTGCAATCTTCTTGTGATGGTATTTTAATGGCTAAGCTTCCGGTTGATAAATTCAAAGAAGCAATATTGAAAGCCGTTAAACTAAACGAACGTTTTGTTCCTCCTTATGGAAGCGGTGCTTCACTTTATATTCGTCCTGTTCTGTTTGGTACAACTGCTCAGGTAGGTGTTCATGCGGCAACTGAATATACGTTTATTGTGTTTGTTACTCCGGTAGGCCCTTACTTTAAAGGTGGATTTGCTTGTAATCCTTACGTAATTATTCGTGAATTCGACCGTGCTGCTCCGCTTGGAACAGGTACATTTAAGATTGGTGGTAATTATGCAGCCAGCCTTAGAGCTAATAAGAAAGCTCACGATATGGGTTACTCTTCTGAGTTCTATCTGGATGCAAAAGAAAAGAAATATATCGATGAATGCGGTGCTGCCAATTTCTTCGGAATCAGAGATAATACATATATTACTCCGCTGTCAACTTCAGTACTTCCTTCTATAACCAACAGAAGTCTTATTACATTGGCCGAGAGCTTTGGCTTGAAGGTGGAACGTCGTCCGGTTGCCGAAGAAGAACTTCTTACTTTCGAAGAAGCCGGCGCTTGCGGTACAGCTGCTGTTATCAGTCCTATTGAACGAATTGATGACGTTGAAAAAGGAATATCTTATGTAATTGCAAAAGATGGCAAACCAGGTCCGATAAGTACAAAATTATATAATAAACTTCGTGCTATTCAGTACGGTGACGAACCGGATGAATTTGGATGGATTACTATTGTGGAATAA
- the xseB gene encoding exodeoxyribonuclease VII small subunit, translated as MAEKKESYAEAMAKLEKIVSAVEKDELDIDQLSLKLKEAQKLVSFCKEKLYKADEEIKKIMEGEGN; from the coding sequence ATGGCAGAAAAAAAAGAATCTTATGCTGAGGCTATGGCTAAACTGGAAAAAATAGTATCGGCTGTGGAAAAAGATGAACTGGATATCGACCAGCTGAGCCTGAAACTAAAAGAAGCTCAGAAATTGGTCAGCTTTTGTAAGGAGAAACTTTACAAAGCCGATGAAGAAATAAAAAAGATCATGGAAGGTGAAGGTAACTGA
- the xseA gene encoding exodeoxyribonuclease VII large subunit, translating into MEKEPLSLYELNALVRQALNESLPDTYWIQAELSDVRSNATGHCYLEFIQKDARGNNLIAKARGTIWANVYRMLKPYFEESTGQAFVSGIKVMVEVTVEFHELYGFSLTVVDIDPTYTLGDMARKRREILKQLEEEGVLTLNKELEMPMLAQRIAVISSSSAAGYGDFCRQLEENPYGFVFYPRLFPALMQGNQVEESVIAALNAVNDHRDDFDVVVIIRGGGATSDLSGFDTYLLAANCAQFPLPIITGIGHERDDTVLDSIAHTRVKTPTAAAQFLITHMHDAAESLEELAQTLISSVSVRMDKEHSRLAELTNRLPLVIKNRTIREGYLLEQLIQKINVGIVRSLTSKQHRLMLLEQRVNDASPERLLKKGFSITLKDGKAVTDSTQLKAGDVITTRLAKGEVTSEVK; encoded by the coding sequence ATGGAAAAAGAACCATTATCACTTTACGAACTCAATGCGTTGGTAAGACAGGCATTGAATGAATCACTCCCTGATACCTATTGGATTCAGGCAGAACTAAGCGATGTGCGTTCAAATGCCACCGGACATTGTTATCTGGAGTTTATTCAGAAAGATGCTCGTGGTAATAATCTCATTGCAAAGGCTCGAGGAACTATCTGGGCCAACGTGTACCGTATGCTGAAACCTTATTTCGAGGAGAGCACTGGTCAGGCATTTGTGTCGGGTATAAAGGTGATGGTGGAAGTCACTGTTGAGTTTCATGAACTTTACGGCTTCAGTCTTACGGTTGTTGATATAGATCCTACTTATACGTTGGGAGATATGGCACGCAAACGGCGTGAAATACTGAAACAGTTGGAAGAAGAAGGGGTACTTACTCTCAATAAAGAGCTTGAAATGCCTATGTTGGCTCAGCGAATAGCGGTAATATCTTCTTCGTCGGCTGCCGGTTATGGCGATTTCTGTCGGCAGTTGGAAGAGAATCCCTATGGATTTGTGTTCTACCCACGCCTTTTTCCTGCATTGATGCAGGGCAATCAGGTAGAGGAATCGGTTATAGCTGCCCTGAATGCAGTCAATGACCATCGGGATGATTTCGATGTAGTGGTAATTATCCGTGGCGGAGGTGCAACATCCGATCTTTCGGGTTTTGATACTTACCTGCTGGCTGCCAATTGTGCACAGTTCCCTTTACCGATTATTACCGGAATAGGGCACGAACGAGACGATACAGTGCTCGACTCAATAGCTCATACCCGGGTGAAAACACCAACAGCTGCAGCTCAGTTCCTTATAACTCACATGCACGATGCGGCAGAGTCATTGGAAGAATTGGCTCAAACACTGATATCTTCTGTATCGGTACGCATGGATAAAGAACACTCGCGATTGGCAGAACTTACGAATCGTTTGCCTTTGGTTATTAAAAACCGAACAATTCGCGAAGGCTACTTGTTAGAACAACTGATCCAGAAAATAAATGTGGGAATAGTCCGCAGCCTGACGAGCAAACAGCACCGGCTGATGTTGCTGGAGCAACGGGTAAACGATGCTTCGCCTGAACGCTTATTGAAAAAAGGATTCAGTATAACCCTCAAAGATGGGAAGGCAGTGACGGATAGCACGCAGCTGAAAGCAGGAGATGTAATTACAACACGCCTGGCAAAGGGTGAGGTAACAAGTGAAGTTAAATAA
- a CDS encoding S8 family serine peptidase: MKKVSLIAIALLLVAVAQAEVTYKFRISLTDKNSTEYSLDKPKQFLSEKALLRRAKQKLAIDSTDLPIPGKYIKAIRATGAKVLVTSKWNNTVAVSCADSLLVNKIAKLPFVANTELVWMGEETVKSLDAKQKEEVTNNLEKTDNYYGKAFHQIEIHNGQKLHEAGFRGQGMTVAIIDGGYKNANKLTAFKSLKLLGTRDFVNPNSDIYEENNHGMKVLSCMASNEPYSIVGTAPEASYWLLRSEDTSSENLVEQDYWAAAIEFADSVGVDVVNTSLGYRTFDDSSKNYTYQDLNGKKAMISRSAGMAADKGMVLVCSAGNEGRGSWKKITPPADAFNVITVAAVDSTLNLAPFSSVGNTTDNRVKPDVSAIGERTILLNTNGEVGHANGTSFSTPTFCGLVTCLWQACPQLTAKEVIELVRKSCNHYTFPDNIYGYGVPDIYKAYLAVHPEIATK; encoded by the coding sequence ATGAAAAAAGTAAGTTTGATTGCTATTGCCCTTTTACTGGTGGCCGTAGCTCAGGCGGAAGTTACGTATAAGTTTCGAATCAGTCTGACTGACAAAAATAGTACTGAATATTCACTTGATAAACCTAAGCAATTCCTGTCGGAAAAGGCATTACTTCGCCGGGCCAAACAAAAACTGGCCATAGATTCTACAGACCTTCCTATTCCCGGTAAATATATAAAAGCTATTCGTGCTACTGGTGCTAAAGTGCTTGTAACAAGCAAATGGAACAATACTGTGGCGGTGAGTTGTGCGGATTCGTTATTGGTGAATAAAATTGCGAAGCTTCCTTTCGTAGCCAATACTGAATTGGTTTGGATGGGTGAGGAAACAGTTAAGTCTTTAGACGCCAAACAGAAAGAGGAGGTTACTAATAATCTGGAAAAAACAGATAACTACTACGGAAAAGCTTTTCACCAGATAGAAATTCATAACGGACAGAAATTGCATGAGGCGGGTTTCCGTGGACAAGGAATGACGGTGGCCATTATCGATGGTGGATATAAGAATGCAAATAAACTAACTGCTTTTAAATCGTTGAAGTTATTAGGAACACGAGATTTTGTGAACCCTAATTCAGATATATATGAGGAAAACAATCATGGAATGAAGGTGCTTTCATGCATGGCATCCAATGAGCCTTATTCCATTGTAGGAACAGCTCCCGAGGCTTCTTACTGGTTGCTTCGCTCAGAAGATACCAGCTCTGAAAACTTAGTGGAACAAGATTACTGGGCGGCTGCCATTGAATTTGCCGATAGTGTGGGAGTGGATGTGGTAAATACATCGCTTGGTTACCGTACTTTCGACGATTCCTCTAAAAATTATACTTATCAGGACCTTAACGGAAAGAAAGCAATGATTTCACGCTCAGCCGGAATGGCTGCCGACAAAGGTATGGTTTTAGTGTGCAGCGCCGGAAACGAAGGTCGCGGATCATGGAAAAAGATTACTCCTCCCGCCGATGCATTCAATGTAATAACTGTTGCAGCGGTGGACTCAACCCTGAATCTTGCACCTTTTTCTTCGGTAGGTAATACTACCGATAACCGCGTTAAACCAGATGTATCGGCTATTGGCGAGAGAACAATTCTGCTGAATACAAACGGAGAAGTGGGTCATGCAAACGGAACTTCTTTCTCTACACCAACCTTCTGCGGACTGGTTACCTGCTTGTGGCAGGCTTGTCCGCAACTCACAGCAAAAGAAGTTATTGAATTAGTACGCAAATCATGCAATCATTATACTTTTCCTGATAATATTTACGGTTATGGTGTGCCCGATATATATAAGGCCTACCTTGCCGTTCATCCGGAAATAGCAACAAAATAG
- the ispF gene encoding 2-C-methyl-D-erythritol 2,4-cyclodiphosphate synthase, translating into MKIRVGFGFDVHALVSERELWLGGIKLEHEKGLLGHSDADVLLHAVCDALLGAANMRDIGFHFPDNAGEYKNIDSKILLARTMELIRSKGYELGNIDATVCAERPKLNPHIPAMKKAMAAVMNVDEEDISIKATTTEKLGFTGREEGISAYATVLITKE; encoded by the coding sequence ATGAAAATAAGAGTTGGTTTTGGATTTGACGTTCACGCACTTGTTTCTGAACGTGAATTGTGGCTCGGCGGAATAAAGCTGGAGCATGAAAAAGGATTGTTAGGACATTCGGATGCAGATGTATTGCTTCATGCAGTGTGCGATGCATTATTGGGTGCGGCAAATATGCGTGATATAGGATTTCATTTTCCCGATAATGCCGGAGAATATAAGAATATTGATAGTAAAATACTCCTTGCAAGAACAATGGAACTAATCCGTTCCAAAGGTTATGAGTTGGGAAATATTGATGCTACGGTTTGTGCCGAACGCCCTAAACTGAATCCTCACATTCCGGCCATGAAAAAAGCAATGGCTGCTGTAATGAATGTAGACGAAGAAGACATTTCCATTAAAGCAACAACTACCGAAAAACTGGGTTTTACAGGTAGGGAAGAAGGTATTTCGGCTTATGCCACGGTATTGATCACCAAAGAATAG
- the porV gene encoding type IX secretion system outer membrane channel protein PorV, with the protein MKELKVYILLILILFANNNLQAQDVKNQFNPVNTGVTSLSIAPDSRGGAMGDVGAATDPDVNSQFWNPAKYPFTISRAGVSLSYTPWLRQLVNDIDLAYVAGYYRIGDYQALSASLRYFSLGEVTVGQSSAQDIGYTINPYEMSFDVGYSRMLSENLSAAVALRFIYSDLAYRQDEDVNPGSAFAADVAMYYNRYVMMGQRECNLAFGMNISNIGSKISYDSGNTSEFIPTNLRLGGSLLMPIDEYNTFAISADANKLLVPTRPLQKDGETDTDYQDRLQRDYRDMSPISGIFKSFSDAPDGFKEEMQEVQWSVGAEYTYHQQFSVRGGYHYENQNKGNRKYFSVGAGFKMNVFSLDAAYLISTAQSNPLDQTLRFSLSFDMDGIKDIFGKR; encoded by the coding sequence ATGAAAGAACTAAAAGTATATATCCTTTTAATCCTTATCCTCTTTGCTAATAATAATTTGCAGGCGCAAGATGTAAAGAACCAGTTTAACCCTGTAAATACGGGCGTAACTTCTCTTTCTATAGCTCCCGATTCAAGAGGTGGTGCGATGGGTGACGTTGGCGCTGCCACCGATCCGGATGTGAACTCACAATTCTGGAACCCGGCGAAGTATCCTTTTACTATCAGCCGTGCAGGAGTTTCTCTTTCCTATACTCCATGGCTTCGTCAGTTGGTGAATGATATTGATCTGGCTTATGTGGCAGGTTATTACCGTATCGGTGACTATCAGGCGCTGAGTGCTTCTTTAAGATACTTTTCTCTTGGTGAAGTTACTGTGGGACAAAGTTCGGCCCAGGATATTGGATATACTATCAATCCGTATGAGATGTCTTTTGATGTGGGATATTCGCGTATGCTTTCCGAGAATTTATCGGCAGCTGTGGCCTTACGTTTTATTTATTCGGATTTAGCTTACAGACAGGATGAAGATGTTAATCCGGGCTCTGCCTTTGCTGCAGATGTAGCTATGTACTATAATCGTTATGTTATGATGGGGCAACGTGAGTGCAACCTTGCTTTTGGTATGAATATATCCAATATTGGTAGTAAAATATCCTATGACAGTGGTAATACCAGTGAATTTATTCCTACGAATCTTCGTCTGGGAGGTTCTCTGTTAATGCCTATTGACGAGTATAATACCTTTGCCATCAGTGCAGATGCCAATAAATTGCTGGTCCCTACACGTCCTTTGCAAAAAGATGGTGAGACTGATACAGATTATCAGGACAGACTGCAGAGGGATTACCGCGATATGTCACCCATTTCCGGAATCTTTAAGTCCTTCAGTGATGCACCGGATGGTTTTAAAGAAGAGATGCAGGAAGTTCAATGGTCGGTTGGTGCTGAATATACCTATCACCAGCAATTCTCGGTGAGAGGTGGTTATCATTATGAAAATCAGAACAAAGGAAACAGGAAATATTTCTCAGTGGGAGCGGGTTTTAAAATGAATGTATTCTCACTGGATGCAGCTTACCTGATATCAACTGCGCAAAGCAACCCGTTGGATCAGACATTGCGATTCTCTCTTTCTTTTGATATGGATGGTATAAAAGATATTTTTGGTAAAAGATGA